A portion of the Paenibacillus hamazuiensis genome contains these proteins:
- a CDS encoding glycoside hydrolase family 18 protein, whose protein sequence is MQIHVVRPGQTIFQVAQTFGSSAQAIAEANGISPESTLVVGQALVIPIVGQYYWVQPGDSLYSIARRFGIPLHRLAEVNRLASNAELAVGTRLYIPPAGRRSAEFNAYIEPRAEELSPSLTQSLNEAIPHLTYLAPFSFRIRRDGSLQAPPLDNLREIASRHNVTLMMVVTNIENEQFSADLGAAILGSDQLQNTLLNHIIRTARELGFRDIHFDIEHLRPQDREEYNGFLRKAADRLHREGFLMSTALAPKTSAAQTGEWYTAHDYKTHGEVADFVVIMTYEWGYSGGPAMPVSPIGPVRRVLEYARTEIPANKIMMGQNLYGYDWTLPFVKGTVARAISPQAAINLARRYNQEILYDYTAQAPHFGYRDEEGREHTVWFEDARSIQAKFNLVKELDLRGVSYWKLGLSFPQNWLLIENDFTVAKR, encoded by the coding sequence ATGCAGATACACGTGGTAAGGCCCGGCCAGACGATCTTTCAGGTGGCCCAGACATTCGGATCGTCTGCCCAAGCTATTGCCGAAGCCAACGGCATTAGCCCGGAAAGCACGCTGGTCGTCGGGCAAGCTCTGGTCATCCCCATCGTCGGGCAATATTACTGGGTCCAGCCCGGGGACAGCCTCTACAGTATCGCCCGGAGGTTCGGCATCCCGCTCCATAGACTGGCTGAAGTCAACCGGCTGGCTTCAAACGCCGAGCTGGCTGTAGGGACCCGGCTGTACATTCCGCCGGCAGGGCGCAGATCCGCCGAATTCAACGCCTACATCGAGCCGCGGGCGGAGGAGCTGTCGCCGAGTCTCACGCAGTCGCTGAACGAAGCGATCCCGCACTTGACATATTTGGCCCCGTTCAGCTTCCGGATCCGGCGCGACGGATCGCTGCAAGCTCCGCCGCTGGACAATTTGCGCGAGATCGCGAGCCGGCACAATGTGACGCTGATGATGGTCGTCACGAATATCGAAAACGAGCAGTTCAGCGCCGACCTCGGCGCCGCCATCCTGGGCAGCGATCAACTGCAAAACACGCTGCTGAACCATATAATCCGCACGGCCAGGGAGCTTGGATTCCGCGACATTCATTTCGACATCGAGCACCTCCGCCCACAGGACCGGGAGGAGTATAACGGCTTTCTGCGCAAAGCGGCTGACCGCCTTCATCGCGAAGGTTTCCTGATGTCCACCGCCCTGGCCCCCAAAACGAGCGCGGCGCAAACCGGCGAATGGTACACCGCGCACGATTACAAAACCCACGGCGAGGTCGCCGATTTCGTCGTGATCATGACGTACGAATGGGGCTACAGCGGCGGTCCGGCGATGCCGGTGTCCCCGATCGGCCCGGTGCGGCGGGTGCTGGAATACGCGCGGACGGAAATTCCCGCAAACAAAATCATGATGGGGCAAAATTTGTACGGCTACGATTGGACGCTGCCTTTCGTCAAAGGCACAGTGGCGAGGGCGATCAGCCCGCAAGCGGCTATAAATCTCGCCCGCCGCTACAATCAGGAAATCCTGTACGACTATACGGCACAGGCGCCGCATTTTGGCTATAGGGATGAGGAAGGGAGGGAACATACCGTCTGGTTCGAGGACGCCCGCTCCATCCAGGCCAAATTCAACCTGGTCAAGGAGCTTGATCTGCGCGGCGTCAGCTACTGGAAGCTGGGGCTTTCGTTCCCGCAAAACTGGCTGCTGATCGAGAACGATTTCACCGTTGCGAAAAGATAA